The Thermus albus genome includes the window ATAGCGGTGGGCGAAGAAGAGGTCCACGTAGTCGGTCCTTAGGCGCTTTAAGCTTTGGGTGATGCTTTCCAGAAGGTGCTTGCGGCTTAGGCCCCGGTCGTTGGGATCCTCGGACATGGGCCAGTAGGCCTTGGTGGAGAGGACCAGGGTGTGCCGGGGAAACTCTGAGAGCACCTCCCCCATCACCTCCTCTGCCAGGCCCCGGGCATAGACATCAGCGTTGTCAAAGAAGTTGACCCCGCCCTCATAGGCGATCCTCACGATCTCCCGGATGGTTTCCTTGTCCTTCACCACATCCCCAAAGGTCACCCAGGCCCCCAGGGAGATCTCCGAAACCTTGAGGCCCCACTTGCCCAGCTTGCGGTAGCGCATCTCGCCCATGGCCCCCCGAGTTTACCCCTTGGGTCCGGCGGTGACCAGTGGGTCAGTCCTCCACCTCCAGCACCCCCCCGGGGGCCTGGAAGCCGATCCGCTTGTGGGTACCATCGCAGAAGGGCTTATTGGCTGAGCCTCCACAGCGGCAGAGGAAGACCTGGGACCTTTCCAAGACCTCTTCCTTTTCCCCTACCCGCACCCGAAAGCGCTTTCCCTCTAGCCGGATGGGGCCGTTCTCCAGGAACTCAAGCTTCATAGCCCCATTTTAGGCTCGCCATGCAGGGGTAAAGTGGTATACTCGGTCTAACTATGAAACGCCTCTTGCGGGTTTTAGCCTGGCTTCTGGGCCTGGCGGTTGCGGCCCTTGGCCTTTTGGCCTTGGGGGCCTACGTGACCTTGCGGGCTTCCTTGCCCCAGGTGGAAGGGCGTATGGCCCTAAAGGGCCTGGATGCCCCGGTGGAGGTGGGGCGGGATGGGCAAGGGGTGGTGCGCATCCGGGCCCAGAGCCTACAGGACCTCTTCTTTGCCCAAGGCTTTGTCCACGCCCAGGAGAGGCTTTGGCAGATGGAGTTTCAAAGGCGGGTGGGTCAGGGAAGGCTTTCCGAGGTGCTGGGGGAGGCCACCTTGGCCCAGGACCGTTTCTTACGGACCTGGGGCTTTTACCGGGCGGCCCAGGAGGCCTACGAGAGGCTTTACCCTGAGGAAAAAGCGGCGGTGGACGCCTATGTGGCTGGGGTGAACGCCTTCTTGCAAAGCGGGGCGCCCTTGCCCCCGGAGTTCCGCCTCCTTGCTTTCCGCCCCGAGCCCTGGACCGGTCCCGACGTCCTGGTCTGGGCCAAGATGATGAGCTTTGACCTCAGTGGGAACTGGGAGGAGGAGCTTATGCGCCATCGCCTCCTGGCCCGGGGGATCAGCCCGGAAAGGCTTCTTGAGCTTCTCCCCCCCTACCCCGAGGACGCCCCCACCATCCTCCAAAGCGAGGACCTAAGGCTTCCCCTGAAGCGGGAAGAGGCCCCGGCAGCCCTTCTCCAGATGGCCCCGCCCCGCTTTATGGAGGCCAGCAACAACTGGGTGGTGGCGGGAAGCCGCACGGTAACGGGAAAACCCCTCTTGGCCAACGATCCTCACCTGCGCCTGGGGGCGCCAAGCCTCTGGTTCCTCATGGCCCTGGAAGCCCCCGGTTACCGGGCCATGGGGGCCAGCCTCCCCGGGGTTTTGGGCATCGTCATCGGGCGGAATGAGCGCATCGCCTGGGGGGTGACCAACGTGGGGGCGGACGTGCAGGACCTCTACCTCCTGGAGGATGTGGAGGGCAAGGGGTACCGCTACAAGGGCCAGGTCCTTCCCTACCGGGTGCGGGAGGAGCGCATCCGGGTGAAGGGGGGTAGGGAGGAGACCCTGCGGGTGCGGGAAACCCTGTACGGTCCCGTGATCACCGACGCCCTGGAGGACCCCCCTAAGACCCCTATGGCCCTGCGCTGGGTGAGCCTGGATGCGGAGGACCATATCCTCATGGCCTATCTGGGGATCAACCGGGCGCGTAACTTTCAGGAGTTCGTGGCCGCTCTAGGCCACTACTCCGCCCCCAGCCAAAACTTCGTCTATGCCGATGTGGACGGGAATATCGGCTACATCGCCCCCGGGAAGTTCCCCATCCGCAAGGAGGGGCACACCGGGATGGTGCCGGTGCCGGGCAATGGGGCGTGGGACTGGCAGGGTTACCGCAGGCCGGAGGAGTGGCCCAAGGTGCTGAACCCGAAAGAAGGCTTCGTCGTCACCGCCAACAACAAGGTCACACCCGAGGGCTTCCCCTACGCCCTCACCTACGACTGGGCCGAGCCCTATCGGGCAGAGCGCATAAGGGAGCTCCTCCTGGCCAAGGAAAAGCTTTCTCCCGCCGATATGCAGGCGGTTCAGCAGGACCAAAAAAGCCTGCTTTTCCGGGATTTCCGTCCCGTGTTGGAGCTTCTAAACCCCCTTTCCGAAAGGGGCCGGGCCTGGCGGGAAAGGCTTTTGGCCTGGGATGGGGTGATGGGCCAGAACTCGGAGGAGGCCCTGGTCTTCGCCCTCTGGTACACGGAGCTCACCCGTCTGCCCGCCCAGGAGGTGGGGGAAGCCTTTTGGGATGAGCCCCGATATCTCCTGAAGGCGCTTAAGGAGGGGGACAAGAACTGCGACCAGCCGGAAACCGAGTACCGGGAATCCTGCCTGGATGTTGCCGCCTTGGCCTTGGAAAGGGCTTTGGAGAGGAAGGAGGGCCTAAAGGTGCGCTCCTGGGGGGCGGTGCACCGGGCGGTCTTCCCCCACGCGGTCCTCACCCATACCCCCTTGAGGCGCCTCACGGACCGGGTGGTGCCCTTTGGCGGGGACCGGTACACGGTGAACGTGGGCCCCTTTGATCCCAAGACCCTCCTCATGAGCCACGGGCCCAGCTACCGCCAGATCGTGGACCTCAATGACCTCGAGGCCTCCCTCTTCGTCCACCCCATGGGCCAAAGTGGGCACTTTTTGTCCACTCACTACGGGGATCTCCTGCCCCTATGGGCAAAGGGGGAATACCTCCCCATGGCTTTTACCCCCCCGGGCCGGGAAAAGGTTTTGCTGTTGGAGCCTGGGCGCTAGCTGGATTCACCTCTTCTCCTAAGGCCAGCTTTTCCGGACGGCTCTTGGCCAGGGTGGAGGCCAGGCTGGCCATGCGGATGAGGTCGTCGGCGGTGGCCCTGGGATTTCCTAGCCGTTTCCTCCGCCGCCTTCCCCCGGCCACGCCTAGGGAAAAACCCACCCTTTTTTCCTCCACCAGAATGGTAAGTTTTAGAAGCTCAGGAAGGTGGGGAAGGACCTGGGTGCGAGGCCGGGGAAAGATTAGGGCGAACTCGTCCCCAGCATAGCGGTAAGCCTCTCCCCTGTGTTTTTGGGCGAAAGCCGTGAGCTTACTGGCTATCTCTCTCAAGGCTTGATCGCCTGCGGTGTGGCCCAGCTCCTTGTTAAGTAGGCCGAAATCGTCGAGGTCCACGAACACCAGCGTGGGGTCTATCCCTTTCTCTAAGAGGCGTTCCAGATGGCCCCGCAGGAAGTCGGCCCGGGGCAGGCCCGTGAGGGGATCAAAACCTTGGCCGAGGGCGAAAGCCAAAGCGCGCTTGGTAAGGATACCTAGAAGGCGGCCTTCCTCCACGACCAAAAGCCTTTCCACGCCTTGCTGTTGCATGATGGTATGGGCCTCGAGAAGGTTGGCCTTCGGTGAGATGGACAAGGTGGGGCCTCGGAGGACATCCATCACGACCCGGTTGGGATGGACTCCCCTGAGGTCCCGGCTGGTGACCACACCCAACAAGGTACCGTCCTCTAAAACCAGAAGGCTTCCAATCTTATGCCGGGCCATGAGGTTGGCCGCCTCCCGCACGCTGGACCACGGGTCTATCGTCACCAGGATTGAGGTCATCACCTCTTTGACCTGGACCATGGCCAAGGATCATTCTAGCCGGACGGTTCGCGCAGCATGCAATATAACCTCTACTTGAACCCTCACCACCAGATCCTCGTGGATAAGGGGGGCAAGTTCTTCTAAAAGGAGTTCCGGCAAAACCTCTGGAGTCAGGGATTGGAGTATTGTTTTTCTTATCAAAATGGCCTCTACGGGTGCCCCCGAGATCCGAATAAGCTCGAATTGTCCTGGGGCCATGCTGTCGGCCATGCGTTTGGCGGCCTCCGGGCCAATGGGTGCCTGGCGTCCAATGAGGAGGGCATCCCAGAGGGGTGGAATTTCGAAAACCTGGCCGCTTAACCGAACCTCCAGCTGTTTCTTGGAAGTAGATTCACGCTTCTTGGCCATAGACCCCATTTTACTAGGGAGGGTTTTCCTCCCCATTCTCCATCTTTCGGAATGCCCCCAATACCTCCCGAACCCTATCGTGGACCCAGTAGGCCTTGCGACCAAAGATAAGTTCTATGGCCTCGTCCACCCCTTCCACCGCATAGAGGTGGAAGCGCCCTTTCTCCACCGCTTCCACCACCTCCTTGCGGAGGGTGAGGTGGGGAAGGTTGGCTTTGGGAAGGACTACCCCTTGGGTTCCTGTAAGCCCTAAGGTCTGGCATACCCGGAAGAACCCCTCCACCTTCTCCGCCACCCGGCCCACGGCCAGAACCTTTCCTGTCTGGTCCAGGCTGCCGGTGACCGCCAGGTCCTGCCTTAAGGGAAGGCCGGATATGGCGGAGAGGACTGCAAGAAGCTCCGCGAGTCCCGCCGAATCCCCTTCAATGCCCCCATAGCTTTGCTCAAAGACCAGGCTCACCGTGGCGGAAAGAGCCCCCAGGCTGGCATAGGTTCCCCGCAGGTAACCCGCCAGGGTGAGGACCGCCTTGTGGAAGACCTGGCCCCCCAGGCCCACCTCCCGGTCTATGGAGAGGATCCCTTCCCGTCCCGGGCCCGCCTGGGCGGTGATGCGCACCGGCCGCCCCTGGGGCAGG containing:
- a CDS encoding CDGSH iron-sulfur domain-containing protein, producing the protein MKLEFLENGPIRLEGKRFRVRVGEKEEVLERSQVFLCRCGGSANKPFCDGTHKRIGFQAPGGVLEVED
- a CDS encoding penicillin acylase family protein, with protein sequence MKRLLRVLAWLLGLAVAALGLLALGAYVTLRASLPQVEGRMALKGLDAPVEVGRDGQGVVRIRAQSLQDLFFAQGFVHAQERLWQMEFQRRVGQGRLSEVLGEATLAQDRFLRTWGFYRAAQEAYERLYPEEKAAVDAYVAGVNAFLQSGAPLPPEFRLLAFRPEPWTGPDVLVWAKMMSFDLSGNWEEELMRHRLLARGISPERLLELLPPYPEDAPTILQSEDLRLPLKREEAPAALLQMAPPRFMEASNNWVVAGSRTVTGKPLLANDPHLRLGAPSLWFLMALEAPGYRAMGASLPGVLGIVIGRNERIAWGVTNVGADVQDLYLLEDVEGKGYRYKGQVLPYRVREERIRVKGGREETLRVRETLYGPVITDALEDPPKTPMALRWVSLDAEDHILMAYLGINRARNFQEFVAALGHYSAPSQNFVYADVDGNIGYIAPGKFPIRKEGHTGMVPVPGNGAWDWQGYRRPEEWPKVLNPKEGFVVTANNKVTPEGFPYALTYDWAEPYRAERIRELLLAKEKLSPADMQAVQQDQKSLLFRDFRPVLELLNPLSERGRAWRERLLAWDGVMGQNSEEALVFALWYTELTRLPAQEVGEAFWDEPRYLLKALKEGDKNCDQPETEYRESCLDVAALALERALERKEGLKVRSWGAVHRAVFPHAVLTHTPLRRLTDRVVPFGGDRYTVNVGPFDPKTLLMSHGPSYRQIVDLNDLEASLFVHPMGQSGHFLSTHYGDLLPLWAKGEYLPMAFTPPGREKVLLLEPGR
- a CDS encoding GGDEF domain-containing protein, with amino-acid sequence MVQVKEVMTSILVTIDPWSSVREAANLMARHKIGSLLVLEDGTLLGVVTSRDLRGVHPNRVVMDVLRGPTLSISPKANLLEAHTIMQQQGVERLLVVEEGRLLGILTKRALAFALGQGFDPLTGLPRADFLRGHLERLLEKGIDPTLVFVDLDDFGLLNKELGHTAGDQALREIASKLTAFAQKHRGEAYRYAGDEFALIFPRPRTQVLPHLPELLKLTILVEEKRVGFSLGVAGGRRRRKRLGNPRATADDLIRMASLASTLAKSRPEKLALGEEVNPASAQAPTAKPFPGPGG